From Mustela nigripes isolate SB6536 chromosome 13, MUSNIG.SB6536, whole genome shotgun sequence, one genomic window encodes:
- the LOC131998623 gene encoding olfactory receptor 4M1: MEPANYTRLTEFVLTGLSQTREVQLVLFVIFLSFYLFILPGNILIICTIRLDPHLTSPMYFLLANLAFLDIWYSSITAPKMLVDFFVERKRISFGGCITQLFFLHFVGASEMFLLTVMAFDRYAAICRPLHYATIMNRRLCCILVALSWLGGFIHSIIQVALIVRLPFCGPNELDSYFCDITQVVRIACTNTFTEELVMIFSSGLISVVCFIALLMSYAFLLAMLKKHSGSGESTSRAMSTCYSHITIVVFMFGPSIYIYARPFDSFSLDKVVSVFHTVIFPLLNPIIYTLRNKEVKTAMRKLVNRYILCKGK, from the coding sequence ATGGAACCGGCGAATTACACAAGGCTGACAGAATTTGTTCTCACTGGCCTATCCCAGACTCGAGAGGTACAGCTAGTcctatttgttatatttttatccttctaTCTGTTCATCCTTCCAGGAAATATTCTTATTATTTGTACCATCAGGCTTGACCCTCATCTGACCTCACCCATGTATTTCCTGTTGGCTAATCTGGCCTTCCTTGACATTTGGTACTCCTCCATCACAGCCCCTAAAATGCTCGTAGACTTCTttgtggaaaggaaaagaatttcctTTGGTGGGTGCATTACACAGCTCTTCTTCTTGCACTTCGTTGGGGCCTCCGAGATGTTCCTGCTCACAGTAATGGCCTTTGACCGCTATGCTGCTATCTGCCGCCCTCTCCACTATGCTACCATCATGAATCGACGTCTCTGCTGTATCCTGGTGGCTCTCTCCTGGCTGGGGggatttattcattctataataCAAGTAGCTCTCATTGTTCGACTTCCTTTCTGTGGGCCCAATGAGTTAGACAGTTACTTCTGTGACATCACGCAGGTAGTCCGTATCGCCTGTACCAATACCTTCACAGAGGAGTTAGTGATGATTTTTAGCAGTGGTCTGATCTCTGTGGTATGTTTCATTGCTCTCCTAATGTCCTATGCCTTCCTCCTGGCAATGCTGAAGAAACACTCAGGCTCAGGTGAGAGTACCAGCCGGGCCATGTCCACCTGCTATTCCCACATCACCATTGTGGTGTTTATGTTTGGGCCTTCCATCTACATTTATGCTCGACCCTTTGACTCTTTTTCCCTAGATAAGGTGGTGTCTGTGTTCCATACTGTGATATTCCCTTTACTTAATCCCATTATCTACACCTTGAGAAATAAGGAAGTAAAGACAGCCATGAGGAAGTTGGTCAACAGATATATTTTATGCAAAGGGAAGTGA
- the LOC131998624 gene encoding olfactory receptor 4N4C, with the protein MENDNSTVVKEFILLGLTQSRDIQLLVFVLILIFYLIILPGNFLIILTIRSDPGLTAPLYFFLGNLAFLDASYSFIVAPRMLVDFVSEKKVISYRGCITQLFFLHFLGGGEGLLLVVMAFDRYIAICRPLHYSTVMNPRACYALLLALWLGGFIHSIIQVALILRLPFCGPNQLDNFFCDVPQVIKLACTDTFVVELLMVFNSGLMTLLCFLGLLSSYAVILCHIRGSTSEGKSRALSTCTTHVIIILLMFGPAIFIYTRPFRALPADKVVSFFHTVIFPLMNPMIYTLRNQEVKTSMRRLLSRHVVC; encoded by the coding sequence ATGGAAAATGATAACAGCACAGTGGTGAAAGAATTCATCCTTCTTGGTCTGACACAGTCTCGAGATATTCAGCTCCTGGTCTttgtgttaattttaattttctatctcATCATCCTTCCTGGCAATTTCCTCATCATCCTCACCATCAGATCAGACCCTGGGCTCACAGCTCCCCTCTACTTCTTTCTGGGTAACTTGGCCTTCCTGGATGCATCCTATTCCTTCATTGTAGCTCCCAGGATGCTGGTGGACTTTGTTTCTGAGAAAAAGGTAATCTCCTACAGGGGTTGCATCACTCAGCTCTTTTTCTTGCACTTccttggaggaggggaaggattACTCCTTGTTGTGATGGCCTTTGACCGCTACATTGCCATCTGTCGGCCTTTACACTATTCAACTGTCATGAACCCTAGAGCCTGCTATGCCTTGCTGTTGGCTCTGTGGCTTGGAGGCTTCATCCACTCCATTATCCAGGTGGCCCTCATCCTCCGCTTGCCCTTCTGTGGCCCAAACCAACTGGATAACTTCTTCTGTGATGTGCCACAAGTCATCAAGCTGGCCTGCACAGACACTTTTGTGGTGGAACTTCTGATGGTCTTCAACAGTGGTCTGATGACCCTCCTGTGCTTCCTGGGGCTTTTATCTTCCTATGCAGTCATTCTCTGTCATATACGTGGGTCTACTTCTGAAGGGAAGAGCAGAGCACTGTCCACATGCACCACTCATGTTATTATTATACTTCTCATGTTTGGACCTGCTATCTTCATCTACACTCGCCCATTCAGGGCCTTGCCAGCTGACAAGGTAGTTTCCTTCTTCCATACTGTGATCTTTCCATTAATGAATCCTATGATTTATACCCTTCGCAACCAGGAAGTGAAAACTTCCATGAGGAGGTTATTGAGTCGGCATGTGGTCTGCTGA